CAGACAAAATCAACCTCCGCAAAATCGGGCTTTACAAACACACTTTATTCTCTGCAACAAAAGACAGCCggaaacaaacaaaatcaagtATCAGCAACAACATTGAATCAATCAGTCGATGTTGAATTTGGATCTGAACACAAATTGctatatgaaaaagaaaacaaatgagAAACAAGCAATACCAATTCGAAAACAAGATGGAAAAACTTCTTCTACGACACGAAAATTCAAAACCCCCAATTTTTTACTGAGACGTATCACTTGCAATACGTCACCACAAAACTTGGAGAGGAAAAAACTCCGCAACTCTCCAATCTGCTGGGAAACAAGTTTCAGaacaaaacccccaaatttttcttaaaaaattattcactGCAATTCAACAAAATAGTTTCCTAAATTCAACCAAATTGGAACTGGAAAAGATGAGTAGGAGCTGAAATCAGAGAGATTAGGCTAATTGCTccaaatagaaacaaaaacgGGTATTTTGCAGGAAATCTTACCTAACTCGGCGATTAAGGAAGACAGCAGCAGATTACTATATGtagaaaaataagaagaaagtgGCAGATCTCAGTTGAGCTGGAGTGGTCAGCTAGTTAAAACCctaactaacaaaaaaaaggatgGAGCTTTTGGAAATGGAATATTCTCTCTGTGAGTGTGAGCTGAAGATGAGATTGGTGAGCAGCTGAAATTTTTTTGCGTTCTGACAAAAGTTGCCATTTTTTGGTAAGTagtgataaaaaattaataaagtgtAGCAGAGAGAGAACATGTAGATGGGTCCGAGGTGGAGAGTGGGACCCAACCTGCACACTCATAAATTCTGTCAATAACATATAGGTTggcaatttatttattttgaatacaaaatttgtaaatgcaatcttcttttgatttttacCATATCCCCCTAGATTTAGTATGTCAATATTTTACGTTTAAGAACAATTCGATGTAGGGATTATAATACAAGTGAAATGCAAACTACTCCTATTAAACTCGTGTACCTAAACTAGAATTTGATGATTGAAATGGCTTGTCcatgaaaaatttaaaaggatactactaaatttgattatttggattaaaAAGTATCATAGGATAAGAGttgtataattattgaaaattttactattcaataaataaataaaaaaaactcaatttcATTATTGCTTAATGAAACATCCATCTCTTTCCATATGAAAAACACATGTACTCTCTTTGTTCTATAATTTTTACTCTTGTTATTTCTGTCTGTCCTTCGTTAATTactcatttttactttttatcataaataatttaataggtctcacattctaataattcattttattttaaaagtatatataattattaggttatttttatcataaataatttaataggtctcacattctaataattcattttattttaaaagtatatataattattaggACAttctaataattcattttattttaaaagtatatataattattaggacatggagggagtatctgataatttatttgttgagtttgcaatttactttttgtggataaataatcattaaaaagtatatattgtttttaatcTCTAATTATGGCCCAAGTAACATGGTATTGGACGGAGAGAGTGATAAAAATTGGTAAGATCCATTTTCACTCACGGCGCCGGATTCCGCCCAATTGCTCGCCGTGAAAATTGTAAAACCGAGATGCAGAAAACAGCGCAGTCGTGGTTTGCTGGCGGCCCAAGCAGCGATCTTGACAAAACGTCGTCGTCGCTACTCGCTGATTGGAACGCCTATGCCTCCGCTTCCGagcccgccgccgccgattCCCAATTCGATCTCGAGGCCGCTGTGCGAGACAGAGTCACTTCCACTTTCAACGTGTAAGTATGAATCCCCAAACCTACAAAATCTTCCTCCTCTTCGATTTTGATCATGTGTGCTCAGCCATTTTTAGGAATTCGATGTCTCCTTGCCTAATGGTTAAATTTGATGCCGCGTTCGATCCAAACCTGAAAATTGATGTTCTGCTAAACCATAATTTCGTAGAATTTGATGCCTTTCATCAAATTGATTACaatgttaatattttgatCCCAAATTTCTACTTTTGCAGTTTTGAATCCTATAATTCACATTTTAGGGCAGTTTCAGATTTAGAGTTCCATGGTTTAGGGTTGCTTTAGTTTAACTTTATAAGGCTTTAAATCCTAGAGTTTAAGTGCAAGGTATAGGGCATTAGCAACTCATTTATCTCGTAGCtgtgatatttatatctaGGCAAGTGATTTTTGTGAGCATGTTATCTGCACCCTTAAACTTCCCTATCTTGAACAGGGTTACAAAAGGAGTGAGGGAGTTACCTGGGAGCTTCAACTCGGCTACTAGCAGCGTGCCTTCGGGGAAGTCTCTTGTCTATTTCGGGTTCTTTCTCGCAGCTGgattcttcttcatcttcattgcTTTCACCATATTCCTTCCTGTGATGGTGCTGAAGCCCCAGAAATTTGCAATCTGCTTCACCATCGGGTGCGCCTTCATTGTTGGTTCCTTCTTCGCCCTAAGAGGCCCAAAGAATCAGCTTAGTCACATGTTGTCAAAAGAGGTATTTTTGGAACTGCTTTTGGCACTGTGGTTCCTTTGTTTAGATGATTAAACTGATTTGCTTGTGTTGTTTCCACAGAGACTGCCTTTCACACTAGGATTTCTTGGTAGCATGGTTGGTACGATTTATGTATCCATGGTGCTCCACAGCTACATCCTCTCCGTTTTCTTCTCGGTGTTACAGGTACTGCATCATcaattttatgtttgaatcatggttgaagaagatgatagTGATTTGAGTAGTATTTTGTGTTGTAGGTGCTGGCTCTCTTGTACTATGTTGTTTCATACTTCCCCGGAGGTTCAGCCGGAATGAGATTTCTTTCCTCAGCACTCACCTCCTCCGTTCTCCGATGCTTCGGAAGATGATTCCCCTAACCTCAGAATGCCATCAGCGGCTTTGAGGTTTCAATTTTGCGGTGGCGACACCTTCATCCTCAATATGCACGAGAGCTTGCTGAATTGAAGCACCCTCGCTCGACTGAGACGCTTGCTGTTATGCTACCATGTAAATTTGATGCTTAGAAAGCTTTAGCTACTTTTCAGGTATGCTCGAATAGTTGAATGGCAAGTGTTTTTTTGCTTAGCAGTTAAACAGGTAGTAGATTTATTGAAATCTGTTACATACAAAACTATACTAGTGGAAATGGAAATAGAATTGGTCACACCATGTCATCTTGGGCTCCATTCTTGTCTCTTTTCCCGCCTCGAATAAACAAACGTATTCTTGACGAGCCGTTGGGGTGCTTGGCCGGAATGCCCGTCTGAATCGCCTCCACGTATAACACCTTCACTAGATTCCTGAAGCGCCGTCTGAAAGTGGGCAGTCGCGACATGGAACCGACGATTCCTTGCAGCCTGTTACAATGCACCATGCTCTTAATCAAGTTGTGCAATCACACTCCCAACACTTGAATATGTGTTCAACTCACCTCCTAATCACAGCCTGCAGTTGTGCTCTTCTCACTTTGTCTGTAGACGGGAATCCGGTGTTGTCCCAGTCTTCCGGCCTATCGTTGTTGCAGGCTAAAACGAGCTTTCTCAGGCAGCTCTCCTCGTCCTCCTGCAACTGCAAACCCTTTATCTGCTCCTTCATGGTGAAGAGCGGCCCGATAAACCACTCGAACACTTTGTCTCTTGGCAAGTTGAATCTCGTTAATTCCATTTCCTCTGCTGCATAAACATCACCAAATTTCAACTATGTATAATACTGTAAATGACATCTCATCAAAAGCCAGATCGAAAAATGAGCACTCACATATGATCAAACCAGAGGATTCTGACTTTGCTGAGGTGAGTAGACACTGTAAGATGCACCAAGAAGGCAGCTCGATGCCGAGCTTCTTACAGTCCCCTTTCACCATACAGTCTTGAATATCTTTAACGCTTATTAGCCCTTCTCCGAGGAGAAGTTTCCCGTTCACCTCACACGACTTAAAGAGCCAATCCCATACTTGCACTGGTGTGTACCGTTGAATAGCTTGTTTGAGCGTTCTAGATCCTTCCGAAACCAGCTTAGAAGACCGTGAGCGGGATCCTTCTCTCTCGTCTTGGCTGTCGAGGGACCTCCCTTTCTCCAGTCCGGTTGAAGGCTTCATCCTTCGACGGTACTGAGGCCTGGCTGTCAAAAACGTCTAACTAGTCAAAATCACAGCTCGTGTTGGAAGTCGTTCCTCAAAACACTACGATATATACCTGGGAAAGCATGAACCCTCCGACAAAGAAAGTAAGTCATTCGCGTATTCATCAAACAGCGAAATCACTGCCACAATGTAAGCAAGACCCATCTGAAGCGACTCTTCCTGGATAGAAAATGATACCATTAGGCCACAATAAGTAATATAGAGGGAATAAACACATGTCAAAGTTTAAAATACCTGGTGGACGACGACTCCAGCATAAAGACCGAGGAAAAAACTTGAGAACAAAGCAGCTATGAAGGCGCCTAAGACAGCCAACGGCCACAGAAGGATTGCTAGACCGGCAAACGGTACGCACACAGTTTCAAGAAAAGGTCCTTCCCTGCCAACGAGATCCTCTAATAGCCTCTTCCATCCCCTAAACAACATATATGGACTCTTCCAAAGAGCTACCGCAGTGATAAGAGGAACATCTACCAGAACGGCAATAGTCGAAACTAACAAACACCCAGGAACCCTCCATAACCTGTAAACCATCTATATAAGCAACATTTCTACTGCATAAACCCGTACGGTTTGACAACACTGAATGAGAAACTCACTCTATGTCTATAGGTTTCTCGTCCTCGTTCACATCTTTGCTCAGTTCATCCATGTAGGAGAAGTAAGAGTGGAAGCAGAAATCTGTAAAATCCCTAACAACTGTACAACTACTCTCAATTGTTGAAAAACAGCCATCCTGAATAAAATTAACGTAATGTAAATGTTCCCTTATCTGAAATTTGGTTCCCATCAAACACAATTCTCAACAACTATTTGCATACTTGTTGACAATGGAAACACTACagaataaacataaataaagcTTCATATGTGAAACTTCAAGAAATCAGAGAGACTCACAATGAAGCAGTGGTAGGCTTTATCGGTGACATTGGCTCCAACAGCCTCGAATGTTGCAATCAACGGGGCGAAAAATCCATACCCGACCCCACCAATAATGCTGCCAACAATGGCCATGATAGGCCATAGGATCAAGGGGAGAGGCAATGAGACCAACACTAGACTCTTCAAAACCCATCCAACTCTTTTGCTTCTGTTtatgaaagaaattaaatccACCATTATCCATTGCAGAACAAAATTGTATCAAATAATAACAAGCTTACTTTGCAACACAGTAGTATGTCCAGAGAAAATGTGCAAGCCAAAGACCTATTACAACTGCAGAGTTTCCAACTGCAATGATGGTTACAGCAATTGGGCATATAATCAACCCTGCTCCAATTCAAACATAAATTGGGGCAATTAAACAATTGAAACCCTAATTTCATCATTATGTAGAAGATGAAATTGGGGAAGAGGTCATACCTTTGAGAAAGCcaagaatgaagagagagaagaagaagggcaGGAAGGAGATGAAGCTCCAACACTTGGCCACAAACCCAATTGGCACCTCCATTGACAGAATTCACCTCTCTCTCCCCAAAACCAACgtaatttcaagaaattaactaagagaaataaaaagatttgatttttatggtAGTTGAG
The genomic region above belongs to Salvia hispanica cultivar TCC Black 2014 chromosome 3, UniMelb_Shisp_WGS_1.0, whole genome shotgun sequence and contains:
- the LOC125214598 gene encoding uncharacterized membrane protein At3g27390 isoform X2; its protein translation is MEVPIGFVAKCWSFISFLPFFFSLFILGFLKVGNSAVVIGLWLAHFLWTYYCVAKSKRVGWVLKSLVLVSLPLPLILWPIMAIVGSIIGGVGYGFFAPLIATFEAVGANVTDKAYHCFIDGCFSTIESSCTVVRDFTDFCFHSYFSYMDELSKDVNEDEKPIDIELWRVPGCLLVSTIAVLVDVPLITAVALWKSPYMLFRGWKRLLEDLVGREGPFLETVCVPFAGLAILLWPLAVLGAFIAALFSSFFLGLYAGVVVHQEESLQMGLAYIVAVISLFDEYANDLLSLSEGSCFPRPQYRRRMKPSTGLEKGRSLDSQDEREGSRSRSSKLVSEGSRTLKQAIQRYTPVQVWDWLFKSCEVNGKLLLGEGLISVKDIQDCMVKGDCKKLGIELPSWCILQCLLTSAKSESSGLIISEEMELTRFNLPRDKVFEWFIGPLFTMKEQIKGLQLQEDEESCLRKLVLACNNDRPEDWDNTGFPSTDKVRRAQLQAVIRRLQGIVGSMSRLPTFRRRFRNLVKVLYVEAIQTGIPAKHPNGSSRIRLFIRGGKRDKNGAQDDMV
- the LOC125214598 gene encoding uncharacterized membrane protein At3g27390 isoform X1, whose protein sequence is MEVPIGFVAKCWSFISFLPFFFSLFILGFLKGLIICPIAVTIIAVGNSAVVIGLWLAHFLWTYYCVAKSKRVGWVLKSLVLVSLPLPLILWPIMAIVGSIIGGVGYGFFAPLIATFEAVGANVTDKAYHCFIDGCFSTIESSCTVVRDFTDFCFHSYFSYMDELSKDVNEDEKPIDIELWRVPGCLLVSTIAVLVDVPLITAVALWKSPYMLFRGWKRLLEDLVGREGPFLETVCVPFAGLAILLWPLAVLGAFIAALFSSFFLGLYAGVVVHQEESLQMGLAYIVAVISLFDEYANDLLSLSEGSCFPRPQYRRRMKPSTGLEKGRSLDSQDEREGSRSRSSKLVSEGSRTLKQAIQRYTPVQVWDWLFKSCEVNGKLLLGEGLISVKDIQDCMVKGDCKKLGIELPSWCILQCLLTSAKSESSGLIISEEMELTRFNLPRDKVFEWFIGPLFTMKEQIKGLQLQEDEESCLRKLVLACNNDRPEDWDNTGFPSTDKVRRAQLQAVIRRLQGIVGSMSRLPTFRRRFRNLVKVLYVEAIQTGIPAKHPNGSSRIRLFIRGGKRDKNGAQDDMV
- the LOC125214599 gene encoding protein transport protein SFT2-like encodes the protein MQKTAQSWFAGGPSSDLDKTSSSLLADWNAYASASEPAAADSQFDLEAAVRDRVTSTFNVVTKGVRELPGSFNSATSSVPSGKSLVYFGFFLAAGFFFIFIAFTIFLPVMVLKPQKFAICFTIGCAFIVGSFFALRGPKNQLSHMLSKERLPFTLGFLGSMVGTIYVSMVLHSYILSVFFSVLQVLALLYYVVSYFPGGSAGMRFLSSALTSSVLRCFGR